In Williamwhitmania sp., the following are encoded in one genomic region:
- a CDS encoding pyruvate formate lyase family protein has translation MKQELSPRIAKLRENLVKRGFENRSTEWFDKNKLPNVAKLFPNEHVIVRRAHGIDEMLKAMCNTKDFGNTHCFEIEDSDLFAGTIPMGSNGLGKVFPIYLTEEELRVGSSTNKTEMALLGHNTINYERVLQNGLQSIVKYADEKLHPKRLMGIEDAYDTKAFYKAVIISCNAVIDYSYRFSTLAEEKAKACKDEKRKAELLELARICKKVPAKPASTFYEAMHSIWMVHCCLHATNDYMSLGRMDQVLNPYLEQEPNKAFARELVENFIIKAAGRLNLTTQYLVEQDHMDYNAALGIHPYYLDQRAGLNNFLQNIIIGGKTPEGKDATNNCTYLILDAFRNVNLSTPGIYVRLHKNSPKELYAAVTESLKQTKNLPSILNDEVMIPALTNAMSYGETDPDKLKKYQQLANDYCVDGCWEPVLNGVSEWTFGMINGMTIMECSLNRGAALTSNPELLRGQKLSIDTGEITNFEDLKKALANQIQFFVDQSALSMCMYYMTTEFVVPTPLVSALFGTCLETGRDKSWGGAEYNLGGTVLGGVPDMINTMAAIKEWVFDKKKYKYSDVLSALRYNFTAGDTGDFRTQRLFDSIKVDLFTNSPQFGNGSETDGIAKFILDTFYSAVNKSKDLTYKVFLDPKGDEDKQVWALRAIAGYYGNALQTTLPNFDLKFTAGLGTFEQYNWQGAGNAASAARNTGDPLAPNFTPTSGTWNSTPAQLLETFSHLGLNRFAAGVITDICLESDALLENIIKTFVEKQGGMLTLTIASSHYQEIYEIAKASNLIENQSIASSKLLKYADIMVRVGGWNAPFITLPLSHMENYINRPVKPTLQ, from the coding sequence ATGAAACAAGAATTAAGCCCACGTATCGCAAAACTGCGTGAAAACCTTGTAAAGCGAGGTTTCGAAAACAGGTCAACGGAATGGTTCGACAAAAACAAACTTCCCAACGTTGCCAAATTATTTCCCAACGAGCACGTGATTGTAAGAAGAGCACACGGCATCGATGAAATGCTGAAGGCAATGTGTAATACCAAGGACTTTGGCAATACGCACTGCTTCGAAATTGAGGATAGTGATCTGTTTGCCGGCACCATACCAATGGGGTCAAACGGCTTGGGCAAGGTGTTTCCCATCTACCTTACCGAAGAGGAGCTCAGAGTTGGCTCCTCCACCAACAAAACCGAAATGGCGTTGCTGGGTCACAATACCATAAACTACGAACGGGTTTTACAAAATGGTTTGCAGAGCATTGTTAAATATGCCGATGAGAAGCTGCATCCCAAGCGGCTGATGGGAATAGAAGATGCCTACGACACCAAGGCGTTTTACAAAGCTGTAATCATCTCGTGCAATGCAGTAATTGACTATTCATATCGCTTTTCCACTCTTGCAGAGGAGAAAGCAAAAGCCTGCAAGGATGAAAAGAGAAAGGCTGAACTTTTGGAGCTGGCCCGCATATGCAAAAAAGTTCCAGCAAAGCCAGCCAGCACCTTCTACGAAGCCATGCACAGCATCTGGATGGTACATTGCTGCCTCCACGCCACCAACGATTACATGTCGCTTGGAAGGATGGATCAAGTTCTCAATCCCTATCTAGAGCAAGAACCCAATAAGGCCTTCGCCCGTGAACTGGTCGAAAATTTCATTATTAAGGCGGCAGGGCGTTTGAATCTTACAACCCAATACCTCGTTGAGCAGGACCACATGGACTACAATGCGGCGCTGGGTATCCACCCCTACTATCTAGACCAGAGAGCGGGTTTAAACAACTTTTTGCAAAACATCATTATTGGTGGCAAAACACCGGAAGGAAAAGACGCAACCAACAATTGCACCTATCTTATACTTGACGCCTTCAGGAATGTGAATCTTTCTACACCTGGAATCTACGTTAGGCTTCACAAAAACAGCCCCAAGGAACTATACGCTGCCGTAACGGAATCGCTCAAACAGACCAAAAACCTTCCGTCAATACTAAACGACGAGGTGATGATTCCGGCATTGACCAATGCCATGTCGTATGGTGAAACCGACCCCGATAAGCTGAAGAAGTATCAGCAGCTGGCCAACGACTACTGCGTTGATGGCTGCTGGGAACCTGTTCTGAACGGGGTAAGCGAATGGACCTTCGGAATGATTAATGGAATGACCATAATGGAGTGCAGCCTAAACCGTGGTGCGGCGTTAACCTCAAACCCAGAGTTGCTTCGTGGTCAAAAGCTAAGCATCGATACCGGTGAAATAACGAACTTTGAAGACCTTAAAAAGGCCCTCGCTAACCAAATTCAATTTTTCGTTGATCAGTCGGCACTTTCCATGTGCATGTATTACATGACAACCGAGTTCGTTGTTCCCACCCCACTCGTATCCGCCCTCTTTGGAACATGCCTAGAAACGGGTCGTGACAAATCGTGGGGAGGAGCCGAATACAACCTTGGTGGAACCGTTCTGGGTGGGGTACCCGACATGATTAATACAATGGCCGCAATTAAGGAGTGGGTATTCGACAAGAAGAAGTATAAGTATTCCGATGTGCTCAGCGCTCTACGCTACAATTTCACAGCAGGAGACACTGGCGATTTCAGGACCCAGCGATTGTTCGACTCCATTAAGGTTGACCTCTTTACCAACTCGCCACAATTTGGAAACGGTAGCGAAACGGACGGTATTGCCAAGTTTATTTTGGACACCTTCTACAGTGCAGTAAATAAATCGAAGGATCTCACATATAAGGTATTCCTCGATCCAAAGGGTGATGAGGATAAGCAAGTATGGGCGTTGCGTGCAATTGCTGGATACTATGGCAATGCACTTCAAACCACGCTTCCAAACTTTGACCTCAAATTTACGGCAGGGCTAGGTACCTTTGAGCAATACAACTGGCAGGGAGCCGGAAATGCAGCCTCTGCAGCACGCAACACAGGCGATCCGTTGGCACCAAACTTTACGCCAACATCCGGCACATGGAACTCCACACCAGCACAGCTCTTGGAAACCTTCAGCCACCTGGGTCTAAATCGTTTTGCAGCTGGGGTCATTACCGACATCTGCCTTGAATCGGACGCCTTGCTTGAAAATATCATCAAAACATTTGTGGAGAAGCAGGGAGGCATGCTTACGCTAACTATCGCCTCGTCGCATTATCAAGAAATATACGAGATTGCGAAGGCATCCAACCTAATTGAAAATCAATCCATAGCATCCAGTAAGCTGCTTAAGTATGCTGATATCATGGTTCGCGTAGGTGGATGGAATGCCCCGTTCATTACCCTCCCCCTTTCGCACATGGAAAACTACATCAACAGACCGGTGAAGCCCACATTACAGTAA
- a CDS encoding HAD family hydrolase: MKTLHITAIISASLLLLFSSCNQAKQQGDPLPSWNNTDVKKSIVNYLENSVDSIPVEDRIAVFDMDGTITCETPLWFEMYVAVNGLNQQSAANPKLLKYPEYQYARKLAINPADTSVLNHWAYPVNYIDSMVWKAYAGVDNEIYIDSARAYLSRTKDQKYHITLSKMFYQPMLELIQYLKSKQFTVYVVSGSVQGVIWSVCPQTIALDREHLIGTYQILTPVYDTTTKHTQFIISKGVFPPKDDKNGKSLNIYSQIGKVPVFAFGNTTGDFGMFHLTSTSKYPNVEYLLNHDDSTREYAYPPYHGAADTMWQYTLKNNRWYQVNMSTEFKTVWMTK, from the coding sequence ATGAAAACGTTACATATTACGGCCATCATATCCGCTTCGTTACTGCTCCTCTTCTCCTCCTGCAATCAGGCAAAGCAGCAAGGCGACCCGCTTCCATCGTGGAATAATACCGATGTTAAAAAATCGATTGTAAATTACCTCGAGAACAGTGTGGACTCAATTCCTGTCGAAGATCGCATCGCCGTATTCGACATGGACGGTACCATTACCTGTGAAACACCGCTGTGGTTCGAAATGTATGTTGCAGTAAATGGGCTAAACCAACAATCTGCAGCAAACCCCAAATTGTTGAAATATCCCGAATACCAGTATGCAAGAAAGTTGGCAATAAACCCAGCAGACACCTCTGTTTTGAACCATTGGGCCTACCCCGTCAACTACATCGATTCGATGGTTTGGAAAGCATACGCCGGCGTAGATAACGAGATATACATCGATTCGGCAAGAGCCTATTTATCGAGAACTAAGGACCAGAAGTACCATATTACGCTGTCGAAGATGTTCTACCAGCCAATGCTGGAGCTTATACAGTATTTGAAATCAAAGCAGTTCACTGTGTATGTTGTTTCTGGCTCGGTTCAAGGAGTAATTTGGAGCGTTTGCCCACAGACTATTGCGCTAGATAGGGAACATCTGATTGGAACCTATCAAATATTGACTCCGGTTTACGATACCACTACCAAGCATACGCAATTCATTATTAGCAAAGGGGTATTCCCTCCAAAGGATGATAAGAACGGGAAGAGCCTAAACATCTACTCCCAAATTGGGAAGGTTCCGGTATTTGCCTTTGGAAACACTACGGGCGATTTTGGCATGTTTCATTTAACCTCTACCAGCAAGTATCCCAACGTTGAGTATCTCCTCAACCACGACGACTCAACGCGTGAATATGCCTATCCTCCTTACCACGGTGCAGCAGACACTATGTGGCAGTACACCTTAAAAAACAACAGGTGGTATCAGGTAAATATGTCGACAGAGTTCAAGACCGTATGGATGACCAAGTAA
- a CDS encoding aldehyde ferredoxin oxidoreductase C-terminal domain-containing protein gives MTKKGYHGKILWINLTDKTSHEEAIKDEVYELFIGGYGLAAKIIYDRQKQGLSRFDPNNILAVMSGLLTNGRAAFNGRWILAGKSPLTGTWGDSNCGGDFAPAIKDSGYDGIFIVGKSQNPVYILLDDNKVVFEDASHLWLKVDAVDTEEKLKQVHGSDYKVICIGSGGENLSLISGVVNARGRLAGRSGFGALMGSKNLKALCVKGTHMVEVHDADKVWKHTSDLLTDLVNNLNDFGKTMKNCGTAGTLTDSAESGDSPVKNWVGVASKDFPPEIANKINAFEVTKYEREKYACYGCPFGCGGICEVPGKKLLKETHRPEYETLCGFGVQLLNDDVESIFMVNELCNRAGLDTISCATTVNWAFEAYERKFIDSKTTGGLKLEWGNNEAVVKLVEQMANNEGFGAKLKDGLREALIHLNLEDKAFTAMHVHGQELPMHDSRNKEGGLGLGIGYETEPTPGRHTSTFAGIDDYLEKEKKELALHSKVLNKFYQKLKFQSKYNLSYQSTDTELGISLKNASCGEDIINAMGLCNFGFYLGPTVPFVDWINATTGWDNSLDDYLLVGQRIKTIRHAFNLRENIDVPKIRMPERARGNPAMKDGPNAYSPNVLMWDDAKKAYFAAMEWDPETSIPLKATLDKLNLPEVKKEIYG, from the coding sequence ATGACCAAAAAAGGATATCATGGTAAGATTTTATGGATAAACCTTACCGACAAAACATCGCATGAGGAGGCCATTAAGGATGAAGTGTACGAGCTCTTTATCGGTGGGTATGGCCTAGCGGCCAAAATTATCTACGACAGGCAAAAGCAAGGACTATCGCGCTTTGATCCCAATAATATTCTGGCGGTGATGAGCGGCTTACTTACCAATGGAAGAGCGGCCTTCAATGGTAGATGGATATTGGCTGGGAAAAGCCCTCTCACTGGCACCTGGGGCGATTCTAACTGTGGCGGGGACTTTGCCCCAGCCATTAAGGACTCCGGGTATGATGGAATATTCATCGTTGGCAAAAGCCAGAATCCGGTTTACATCCTGCTCGACGACAACAAAGTAGTTTTCGAGGATGCCTCTCACCTCTGGCTAAAGGTTGATGCAGTCGACACTGAGGAGAAGTTAAAGCAGGTCCACGGCTCCGATTACAAGGTGATATGCATTGGTTCGGGTGGCGAGAATCTGTCGCTCATCTCCGGCGTGGTAAACGCCAGAGGTCGGCTGGCCGGTAGAAGCGGTTTTGGGGCGCTGATGGGTTCCAAAAATCTGAAAGCATTGTGTGTAAAGGGAACTCATATGGTGGAAGTTCACGATGCCGACAAGGTTTGGAAGCACACCTCCGATTTGCTTACCGACCTAGTTAACAACCTCAACGATTTTGGAAAGACCATGAAGAACTGCGGAACAGCAGGAACCCTAACCGATTCAGCCGAAAGCGGTGATTCCCCAGTAAAAAACTGGGTTGGGGTAGCTTCCAAGGACTTCCCTCCTGAAATTGCCAACAAAATCAACGCCTTTGAGGTAACCAAGTATGAGCGCGAAAAGTACGCCTGCTACGGGTGCCCCTTCGGGTGTGGTGGAATTTGTGAAGTTCCGGGGAAAAAGTTGCTGAAGGAAACACATCGACCCGAATACGAAACCCTCTGTGGATTTGGAGTTCAGCTGCTCAACGACGACGTTGAAAGCATCTTTATGGTAAACGAGCTGTGCAACAGAGCCGGCCTCGACACCATCAGCTGTGCCACCACTGTAAACTGGGCCTTTGAAGCCTACGAGCGAAAATTCATCGATTCCAAAACCACTGGTGGGTTAAAGTTGGAGTGGGGAAACAACGAGGCGGTGGTTAAGCTGGTTGAGCAGATGGCCAATAACGAAGGATTTGGTGCCAAGCTGAAAGATGGCTTACGCGAAGCCTTAATACACCTCAACCTGGAAGACAAGGCATTTACTGCCATGCACGTGCACGGCCAAGAGCTGCCAATGCACGATTCCAGAAATAAGGAGGGTGGATTGGGGCTAGGCATTGGCTACGAAACCGAGCCCACACCTGGAAGGCACACCAGCACATTTGCCGGCATTGACGACTACCTCGAAAAGGAAAAGAAGGAGTTGGCTCTTCATTCTAAGGTGCTCAATAAGTTTTACCAGAAGCTTAAATTCCAGTCCAAATACAATTTGTCTTACCAATCTACCGATACCGAGTTGGGCATCTCACTTAAAAATGCCAGCTGCGGGGAAGACATCATCAATGCCATGGGGCTGTGTAATTTTGGGTTTTACTTAGGCCCCACGGTTCCCTTCGTGGATTGGATAAATGCCACTACCGGATGGGATAATTCTCTGGACGATTACCTGCTCGTTGGTCAGCGAATTAAGACCATTAGGCACGCATTCAACCTGCGCGAGAATATTGATGTTCCCAAAATTCGGATGCCCGAGCGCGCTAGAGGAAACCCAGCCATGAAAGATGGCCCAAATGCATACAGCCCAAACGTTTTGATGTGGGATGATGCAAAAAAGGCCTACTTTGCAGCCATGGAGTGGGATCCAGAAACATCAATTCCCCTAAAAGCAACGTTGGATAAGCTAAATTTACCGGAGGTAAAAAAGGAGATCTACGGATAA
- a CDS encoding YncE family protein, with product MKHFSFCLSLAALLLIGMMASAQSTYSVVNKISVEGDGGWDYLTVDQANGLLFISHFTMAQAIDLKTGKVVGTIPDTKGIHGIAIADDLNKGFTSNGRDSSVTVFDLTTFQVIETVKIPAKNPDAILYDQFSQKVFTFNGGSNTSTVIDAKTNKVLATIPLDGKPEFSATDGAGKIYVNIEDKSVINVISAVSFEVVQRWSIAPGEEPSGLALDNVTHRLFSVCSNKLMVVSDAIEGKVVATLPIGEHCDGVAFDPMLSRAYSSNGDGTITVVQEENANSFKVMEAIPTQRGARTIAVDKGSHHLYLSVAEYEAAPTEGHKRPAIKPGTFVVLDVAPVK from the coding sequence ATGAAACACTTTTCTTTTTGCCTAAGTTTAGCAGCCTTGCTACTTATCGGCATGATGGCCAGTGCCCAATCAACCTACAGCGTCGTAAATAAAATTTCGGTTGAGGGCGATGGTGGCTGGGATTACCTCACCGTTGACCAGGCAAATGGTTTACTATTTATTTCTCACTTCACCATGGCGCAGGCCATCGACCTTAAAACGGGCAAGGTGGTTGGAACCATTCCCGATACCAAGGGAATCCACGGAATTGCCATTGCCGACGACCTGAATAAGGGCTTTACCAGCAACGGTCGCGACTCCTCGGTAACCGTTTTCGACCTCACCACTTTTCAGGTGATTGAAACGGTGAAGATTCCTGCCAAGAATCCCGACGCCATCCTCTACGATCAGTTTTCGCAGAAGGTGTTTACCTTCAATGGCGGTAGCAACACCTCAACGGTTATCGATGCCAAAACCAACAAGGTGCTTGCAACCATTCCGCTGGATGGCAAGCCTGAGTTTTCGGCAACGGATGGTGCCGGAAAAATCTATGTGAACATTGAGGATAAAAGCGTTATTAACGTAATAAGTGCTGTTTCCTTTGAGGTTGTTCAGCGCTGGTCCATTGCACCGGGTGAGGAGCCAAGTGGGTTGGCTTTGGACAATGTAACCCACAGGCTTTTCAGCGTTTGTAGCAACAAACTGATGGTGGTTTCCGATGCCATTGAGGGTAAGGTGGTGGCTACCCTACCCATTGGTGAGCATTGTGATGGTGTTGCCTTTGACCCCATGCTTAGCCGTGCATACAGTTCCAACGGCGATGGAACCATTACTGTGGTGCAGGAGGAGAATGCCAACAGCTTTAAGGTTATGGAGGCCATACCCACTCAGCGCGGTGCCCGCACCATTGCCGTGGATAAGGGCAGCCACCATCTCTACCTCTCCGTAGCCGAATACGAGGCAGCTCCCACCGAAGGCCATAAACGACCTGCGATTAAGCCGGGAACATTTGTGGTTTTGGATGTTGCCCCGGTTAAGTAG
- a CDS encoding cobalamin-dependent protein (Presence of a B(12) (cobalamin)-binding domain implies dependence on cobalamin itself, in one of its several forms, or in some unusual lineages, dependence on a cobalamin-like analog.), producing the protein MAWVKKLFLGLRLDDDVMVKTLEATRYVILHELPKEMSELINKFVDSGIVELMQPTAESESFISLSSPLGYLATSYTKALLSGDRRTASKLIMDAIGKETSIKDIYLNVFQQSQYEIGRLWLDNKISVAKEHFCSAATQQIMSQIYPLIFAQQRIGQSFVAANVGDELHEIGIRMVADFFEMEGWDTYYLGANTPASSIISAIKENNAAMVGLSIAIPHHRTALKETIIKIKEATHGKVKVLIGGVAINSSSVNLNEFQADGYAPDAQGAVDIANKLMEV; encoded by the coding sequence GTGGCATGGGTCAAAAAACTATTTCTTGGACTAAGGCTCGACGATGATGTGATGGTCAAAACGCTCGAGGCTACACGGTATGTGATACTACATGAGCTACCAAAGGAGATGTCTGAGTTAATCAATAAGTTTGTCGATTCTGGAATTGTTGAACTTATGCAACCCACTGCAGAATCAGAATCATTCATTTCACTTTCCAGCCCCTTGGGGTACCTTGCTACCAGCTATACTAAAGCCCTTTTATCTGGCGATAGGCGCACCGCGAGTAAGCTGATCATGGATGCCATAGGAAAAGAAACCTCAATTAAAGACATTTACCTTAACGTATTTCAGCAGTCTCAATATGAAATTGGACGCCTTTGGCTCGACAATAAGATTTCGGTGGCCAAAGAGCATTTTTGCTCCGCAGCCACACAACAAATAATGTCACAAATTTATCCGCTCATCTTCGCGCAGCAAAGGATAGGGCAATCTTTTGTTGCTGCTAATGTAGGAGATGAGCTGCATGAAATTGGGATACGAATGGTTGCCGATTTTTTTGAAATGGAGGGTTGGGATACCTACTACCTTGGTGCTAATACACCAGCATCGAGCATCATCTCAGCCATTAAGGAAAACAACGCTGCCATGGTGGGATTATCCATTGCCATTCCCCACCATCGAACTGCGCTAAAGGAAACCATAATCAAAATTAAGGAGGCAACCCATGGAAAGGTAAAGGTGCTAATTGGAGGCGTTGCCATAAATAGCAGCTCAGTAAACTTGAACGAATTCCAAGCCGATGGCTACGCTCCCGATGCCCAAGGAGCAGTTGATATTGCAAATAAACTTATGGAAGTATAG
- a CDS encoding HAMP domain-containing sensor histidine kinase, translated as MNKVLGCAFLCNENGAIEQVLRDDFSLAGKSSVGKLFPSLFTAETSTTALDLVFEIKVKNIAFDYQLDVLVDGIIKSLYFFGVHLNAQLLIIGAYNQKEAVAFADHMQQINNEQANYIRQLLKSNVAISQNINLQEEISSEIETEKLFNELSAINNEMANLQRELNKKNTELNRLNEIKNQFIGFAAHDLRNPLGIISTYCEILMEEMDDTLSEKHRRFLTAIYSSSKFMQYLVENLLDYNKIESGKLNLNLESFNLVELVTTIYHKMKVIADQKKISLHLDCNLADIRAIADRGRIEQVVNNLLTNAIKFSYPESEIRLALEEKNSEIIIAVEDHGKGISTVDQKELFTPFQKNASKGTSGEKGTGLGLSIVKRIVEEHNGRIWVKSKVGKGTIFSISIPKEESPQ; from the coding sequence ATGAACAAAGTTCTTGGATGTGCTTTTCTATGCAATGAAAACGGGGCCATTGAGCAGGTGCTAAGAGATGATTTTAGCCTAGCTGGAAAGAGTAGTGTTGGAAAGTTGTTTCCGTCATTGTTTACCGCTGAAACAAGCACTACTGCGCTCGATTTGGTGTTTGAAATCAAAGTGAAAAACATCGCCTTTGATTACCAGCTCGATGTTCTCGTGGATGGGATTATCAAATCACTCTATTTTTTTGGAGTTCATCTCAATGCTCAGCTGCTCATAATTGGAGCCTATAACCAAAAAGAAGCTGTGGCATTTGCCGATCATATGCAGCAAATAAATAATGAGCAGGCAAATTACATTAGGCAGCTGCTCAAAAGCAATGTTGCAATAAGCCAGAACATTAATTTGCAGGAAGAAATAAGTTCTGAAATCGAAACGGAAAAGCTTTTCAATGAACTTTCGGCGATAAATAATGAGATGGCCAACCTCCAACGAGAACTCAATAAGAAAAATACTGAACTCAACCGACTCAACGAAATAAAAAACCAATTTATAGGTTTTGCAGCGCACGATTTGCGTAACCCTTTGGGGATAATCTCTACTTACTGCGAAATTCTTATGGAGGAGATGGATGATACACTCTCTGAAAAGCACCGCCGCTTCTTAACGGCTATATACTCCTCTAGCAAGTTCATGCAATACTTAGTAGAAAACCTTCTCGATTACAACAAGATAGAATCAGGAAAATTAAACCTTAACCTAGAATCCTTCAATCTGGTGGAGTTGGTAACAACAATCTATCATAAAATGAAGGTAATTGCTGACCAGAAGAAAATATCGTTGCATCTTGATTGCAATTTAGCGGACATTCGAGCTATTGCTGACAGAGGAAGGATTGAGCAGGTGGTAAACAACCTTTTAACCAATGCCATTAAGTTTTCTTACCCTGAAAGTGAAATCCGGCTTGCCTTGGAAGAAAAAAATTCGGAAATAATAATTGCCGTTGAAGATCACGGTAAAGGGATTAGCACAGTCGATCAGAAAGAACTATTTACCCCATTTCAAAAGAATGCATCCAAGGGCACATCGGGTGAAAAGGGAACTGGTCTTGGCCTTTCAATTGTAAAACGGATTGTGGAAGAACATAATGGTAGGATATGGGTGAAAAGTAAAGTGGGCAAAGGAACGATATTTAGTATCTCCATTCCCAAAGAGGAATCCCCGCAATGA
- the wecB gene encoding UDP-N-acetylglucosamine 2-epimerase (non-hydrolyzing), translating to MIKKKIAVVFGTRPDTIKMAPIILELQRNSEFFDVLPIATAQHRQMLDQVLEVFNIKPSYDLNIMAPKQTLASLTAKIVTGLDEIFEKEQPDMVLVQGDTTTTCIGSLAAFYRQIPVGHIEAGLRTNDKNNPFPEEINRRITGCITDLHFAPTETAKQSLLLENTNPKNIFVTGNTVVDALEYSVKDGYEFAVPELKAIIDENKKIVLITMHRRENWGSPMEGAARAIKRLAVKYPELNFVFPLHKNPIVREAVVPILENTANIKLIEPLDYLDFVNTMANSFLILTDSGGVQEEGPHFGIPILCLRSVTERPDAVTFGTVKLVGLDEEVIFNTANMLIENKLEYAKMANATNPYGDGLSAERTIKIIKNYFGMASETVEEFNPSK from the coding sequence ATGATCAAAAAGAAGATCGCTGTTGTGTTCGGTACGCGCCCCGACACCATAAAAATGGCACCTATCATTCTGGAACTACAAAGAAATTCTGAATTTTTCGACGTATTACCCATTGCCACGGCACAACACCGCCAGATGCTCGATCAGGTGCTGGAGGTTTTTAACATTAAGCCCAGCTACGACCTCAACATCATGGCTCCCAAGCAGACGCTTGCCAGCCTAACAGCCAAAATTGTAACTGGCTTAGACGAAATTTTTGAAAAGGAGCAGCCCGATATGGTTTTGGTTCAGGGCGATACCACCACCACCTGCATTGGCAGTTTGGCCGCCTTTTACCGCCAAATACCGGTTGGACACATTGAGGCCGGACTCCGCACCAACGACAAAAACAACCCATTCCCAGAGGAGATAAACCGACGCATAACAGGCTGTATAACCGACCTTCACTTTGCTCCCACCGAAACGGCTAAACAGTCGCTTCTACTTGAAAACACAAATCCTAAGAATATTTTTGTTACTGGCAATACGGTTGTTGACGCACTTGAGTATTCGGTTAAGGATGGTTACGAATTTGCCGTTCCCGAACTGAAAGCCATCATCGATGAGAACAAAAAGATAGTGCTCATCACCATGCACCGGCGCGAGAATTGGGGTAGCCCGATGGAAGGTGCAGCTAGGGCCATTAAACGCCTAGCAGTTAAGTATCCTGAGCTGAACTTTGTTTTTCCTCTTCACAAAAACCCCATTGTGAGGGAAGCGGTGGTGCCCATTCTTGAGAATACAGCAAACATCAAACTCATTGAGCCACTCGATTACCTTGACTTTGTGAACACCATGGCCAACTCGTTTCTCATCCTGACCGATTCTGGCGGCGTGCAAGAAGAGGGGCCACACTTTGGTATTCCAATTCTATGCCTACGCTCAGTTACCGAACGTCCCGATGCCGTTACATTTGGAACGGTAAAGCTGGTAGGGCTCGACGAGGAGGTTATATTTAACACCGCCAACATGCTCATCGAGAACAAGCTCGAATACGCTAAAATGGCCAATGCAACCAATCCCTATGGCGATGGATTGTCAGCCGAAAGAACCATTAAAATCATCAAAAACTACTTCGGAATGGCAAGTGAAACCGTTGAGGAGTTTAATCCATCTAAGTAA